From a region of the Fusobacterium sp. FSA-380-WT-3A genome:
- a CDS encoding Na+/H+ antiporter NhaC family protein — translation MKKSFIRSILICSMFLLLSVFSFAGEETYQPALYSTFWSLVPPVVAIVLALITKEVYSSLFIGITVGGLFYSGFTFEKTATHILQDGFISVLSNSYNVGILIFLVVLGTMVCLMNAAGGSLAFGLWASKKIKSRISAQLATILLGCLIFVDDYFNCLTVGSVMRPVTDKYNVSRAKLAYIIDSTAAPVCIIAPISSWAAAVTGFVPGEDGFSIFIQAIPYNFYALLTIFMLVTLVIFNVDYGPMRIHEENALKGDLFTTADRSFVTEEVQENKKGSVLDLVIPIILLIICCVIGMVYTGGFFSGATFVEAFSSSDASLGLSLGSIFAMILTIIIYSVKRVLSFHDCMGCIPEGFKAMVPAIIILTFAWTLKAMTDSLGAAPYVAHFMETSASSLMNMLPAIIFLVGCGLAFATGTSWGTFGILIPIVVAVFDGDHQMMIIAISSCMAGAVCGDHCSPISDTTIMASAGAQSNHVNHVYTQLPYALTVAAISFISYIIVGYTRNLFLALPFGMIALVVILLVTRKRHI, via the coding sequence ATGAAAAAAAGTTTTATTAGAAGCATTTTAATATGCTCAATGTTTTTACTGCTATCTGTCTTTTCTTTTGCTGGAGAAGAAACTTATCAACCAGCACTTTATTCTACATTTTGGTCATTAGTACCACCTGTAGTAGCTATAGTTCTTGCTCTTATAACTAAAGAAGTTTATAGTTCTTTATTTATAGGAATAACTGTTGGAGGTTTATTCTATTCAGGATTTACTTTTGAAAAAACTGCTACTCACATTTTACAAGATGGATTTATTTCAGTTCTTTCAAATAGTTATAATGTAGGAATTTTAATTTTCTTAGTTGTTTTAGGAACTATGGTTTGTCTTATGAATGCAGCTGGGGGGTCATTAGCTTTTGGTTTGTGGGCTAGTAAAAAAATAAAATCTCGTATATCAGCTCAACTTGCTACAATATTATTAGGTTGTTTAATATTTGTTGATGACTATTTTAACTGTTTAACTGTTGGAAGTGTTATGCGTCCTGTTACAGATAAATATAATGTATCTCGTGCAAAACTAGCTTATATTATAGATTCAACAGCAGCTCCAGTATGTATCATTGCTCCTATTTCTTCTTGGGCAGCAGCAGTTACAGGATTTGTTCCTGGAGAAGATGGATTTTCTATATTTATTCAAGCTATCCCTTATAATTTCTATGCTCTTCTTACAATTTTTATGTTAGTGACATTAGTTATTTTTAATGTAGACTATGGACCAATGAGAATTCATGAAGAAAATGCTTTAAAAGGAGATTTATTTACAACTGCTGACCGTTCATTTGTTACAGAAGAAGTTCAAGAAAATAAAAAAGGTTCTGTATTAGATTTAGTAATTCCTATTATTTTATTAATTATTTGTTGTGTAATTGGAATGGTTTATACTGGAGGATTTTTTAGTGGAGCTACATTTGTAGAAGCTTTTTCAAGCAGTGATGCTTCATTAGGACTTTCTTTAGGAAGTATATTTGCTATGATATTAACAATAATTATTTATTCTGTAAAAAGAGTTTTAAGTTTTCATGACTGTATGGGTTGTATTCCAGAAGGATTTAAAGCTATGGTTCCAGCTATAATAATTCTTACTTTTGCTTGGACTTTAAAAGCTATGACTGATAGTTTAGGAGCAGCTCCTTATGTAGCTCATTTTATGGAAACTTCAGCTAGTTCTTTAATGAATATGTTACCAGCTATTATATTCTTAGTTGGTTGTGGACTTGCTTTTGCTACTGGTACTTCTTGGGGAACATTTGGAATTTTAATTCCAATAGTTGTTGCTGTATTTGATGGTGACCATCAAATGATGATAATAGCAATTTCTTCTTGCATGGCTGGAGCTGTTTGTGGAGACCACTGTTCACCAATTTCTGATACTACTATAATGGCTTCTGCTGGAGCTCAAAGTAATCACGTAAACCATGTTTATACTCAATTACCTTATGCTCTAACTGTAGCTGCTATATCTTTTATTTCATATATTATTGTAGGATATACTAGAAATTTATTTTTAGCTCTTCCTTTTGGAATGATAGCTCTTGTAGTTATTTTATTAGTAACAAGAAAAAGACATATCTAA
- a CDS encoding acetyl-CoA carboxylase biotin carboxylase subunit family protein, producing MNFIFLSPNFPKSYWNFCRGLKNNGVNILGIGDAEYDSLSPELKNSLNEYYKVSSLENYDEVYKACAFFAFKYGKIDWIESNNEYWLLRDAKLRTDFNVNTGLKNDRIAGIKYKSKMKEFYAMAGVKTARYHIVDNYENSLNFIEEVGYPVIVKPNNGVGAAATYRLDSNEEFNFFYETYDKQVEYIMEEFINGELLSYDGIVNSKKEIVFETAHAYPIPIMDIVNEKKDVSYYSYRVIPEDLKETGRKTVQTFDTNSRFFHCEFFRLLEDKPGLAKKGEILGLEVNMRPPGGYTPDMMNFANNIDVYQIWANMICFDEGRFDPNSRPYHCIYASRRDEHNYVNSREEILEKYKNNIVMIERMPDVFSAAMGNDMITARFETLEQCLEFENDYLKQY from the coding sequence ATGAATTTTATATTTTTATCTCCAAATTTTCCAAAAAGTTATTGGAATTTTTGTAGAGGATTGAAGAATAATGGAGTTAATATATTAGGGATTGGGGACGCAGAATATGACAGTTTATCTCCAGAGTTAAAAAATTCTCTTAATGAATATTATAAAGTTTCATCATTAGAAAATTATGATGAAGTTTACAAAGCTTGTGCTTTCTTTGCTTTCAAATATGGAAAAATTGATTGGATAGAAAGTAACAATGAATATTGGCTATTAAGAGACGCTAAACTTCGTACAGATTTTAATGTAAATACAGGATTAAAAAATGATAGAATAGCTGGTATAAAATATAAAAGTAAAATGAAAGAGTTTTATGCTATGGCAGGAGTAAAAACAGCTCGTTATCATATAGTTGATAATTATGAAAATTCTTTAAATTTTATTGAAGAAGTTGGTTATCCTGTAATTGTAAAGCCAAATAATGGAGTTGGAGCAGCTGCTACTTATAGACTTGATAGTAATGAAGAATTTAATTTTTTCTATGAAACATATGATAAACAAGTGGAATACATAATGGAAGAATTTATAAATGGAGAGTTACTTTCATATGATGGAATAGTAAATAGTAAAAAAGAAATAGTTTTCGAAACTGCTCATGCTTATCCTATTCCTATTATGGATATTGTAAATGAGAAAAAAGATGTTAGTTATTATTCTTATAGGGTTATCCCAGAAGATTTAAAAGAAACTGGTAGAAAAACTGTCCAAACTTTTGATACAAATAGTCGTTTTTTCCATTGTGAATTTTTTAGACTTTTGGAAGATAAACCAGGATTAGCAAAAAAAGGAGAAATATTAGGTCTAGAAGTTAATATGCGTCCACCTGGAGGATATACTCCTGATATGATGAATTTTGCTAACAATATAGATGTTTATCAAATTTGGGCAAATATGATTTGCTTTGATGAAGGAAGATTTGACCCTAACTCAAGACCATATCATTGTATTTATGCTTCAAGAAGGGATGAACATAATTATGTAAATTCAAGAGAAGAGATTTTAGAAAAATATAAAAATAATATAGTGATGATAGAAAGAATGCCTGATGTATTTTCTGCAGCTATGGGAAATGATATGATTACTGCAAGATTTGAAACATTAGAGCAATGCCTAGAATTTGAAAATGATTACTTAAAACAATACTAG
- a CDS encoding esterase family protein, protein MHIAYYREYSHSLGRDMEFKVYGHSGKPCVVFPAQDGRFFDYEGFGMVECIKNYIEEGKIQLFCVDSIDLESWSRKNGDYQQRIEQHEKWFNYIINEAIPRFREIYQETSGNYYYGKFLTTGCSMGAYHSANFFFRRPDVFDSVISLSGLYDANFFFPNHFNELVYNNSPVEFLRNMPWNHPYLNMYRNSKIIICVGQGRWEEECIRDTDYMKENLERLQVPAWIDYWGYDVDHDWPWWRVQLPYFLSHIL, encoded by the coding sequence ATGCATATAGCTTATTATAGAGAATACAGCCATTCTTTAGGAAGAGATATGGAGTTTAAAGTTTATGGACATAGTGGAAAACCTTGTGTGGTTTTTCCGGCTCAAGATGGAAGATTTTTTGATTATGAAGGATTTGGAATGGTTGAGTGTATAAAAAATTATATAGAAGAGGGAAAAATTCAACTATTTTGTGTTGATAGTATAGATTTAGAAAGTTGGTCTAGAAAGAATGGGGATTATCAACAAAGAATAGAACAACATGAAAAATGGTTTAACTATATAATTAATGAAGCTATTCCTAGATTTAGGGAAATTTATCAAGAAACTTCTGGAAACTACTATTATGGAAAATTTTTAACAACAGGATGTAGTATGGGAGCATATCATTCAGCTAATTTCTTTTTCCGTCGTCCAGATGTTTTTGATAGTGTTATATCTTTAAGTGGATTATATGATGCTAATTTCTTTTTTCCAAACCACTTCAATGAATTAGTTTATAATAATTCACCTGTTGAATTTTTAAGAAATATGCCTTGGAATCATCCTTATCTAAATATGTATAGAAATTCTAAAATAATAATCTGTGTTGGACAAGGTAGATGGGAAGAGGAATGTATTAGAGATACAGATTATATGAAAGAAAATCTTGAAAGACTTCAAGTTCCAGCATGGATAGATTATTGGGGATATGATGTTGACCATGATTGGCCATGGTGGAGAGTACAACTTCCATATTTTTTAAGTCATATATTATAA
- a CDS encoding alpha/beta hydrolase, with protein MIIKEEIFIKPFKENRLLHIYLPDDIEEGERFPVMYMFDGHNLFYDSDATYGKSWGIKNFLDSVNGRVIIVGIECNHEGNMRLCEFSPYSFTDEEWGKVKGFGKKTTNWIADILKPYIDSKFPTLPEREFTGIGGSSMGGLMSVYGIATRSDVFSKAACVSPFYDYIFGRLIKDIENSSFNPDTTIYISWGKREFAGAKNLAIGTEKNLIITRMFTEKGAKVFPHLMISGGHDEASWEKELPSFFSELGFIE; from the coding sequence ATGATTATCAAAGAGGAAATTTTTATAAAACCTTTTAAAGAAAATAGACTTTTACATATTTATTTACCTGATGATATAGAAGAGGGAGAAAGATTTCCTGTTATGTATATGTTTGATGGACATAACCTTTTTTATGATTCTGATGCTACATATGGTAAATCTTGGGGTATAAAAAATTTTTTAGACTCTGTTAACGGAAGAGTAATTATAGTAGGTATAGAGTGTAATCATGAAGGTAATATGAGATTATGTGAATTTTCACCATACTCTTTTACAGATGAAGAGTGGGGAAAAGTAAAAGGATTTGGTAAAAAAACTACTAATTGGATAGCAGATATACTAAAGCCTTATATTGATTCAAAATTTCCAACTTTACCAGAAAGAGAGTTTACTGGTATAGGTGGAAGTTCTATGGGAGGTTTGATGTCTGTTTATGGAATAGCAACTAGGTCAGATGTTTTTTCAAAAGCTGCCTGTGTTTCTCCATTTTATGACTATATATTTGGAAGACTTATTAAGGATATAGAAAATTCATCTTTTAATCCTGATACTACTATATATATAAGTTGGGGAAAAAGAGAGTTTGCAGGAGCTAAAAACCTTGCTATAGGAACTGAAAAAAATTTAATAATAACTAGAATGTTTACAGAGAAAGGAGCTAAAGTTTTTCCACATTTAATGATAAGTGGTGGGCATGATGAAGCTTCTTGGGAAAAAGAGTTACCTTCATTTTTTTCTGAATTAGGATTTATAGAATAG
- a CDS encoding tyrosine-type recombinase/integrase, whose translation MDLIVKEKNEISVRRRKKREKENRKSIFEIYRSEKTMKDYFFYLNDFLLFVYDSGEPIQNDEVLELMFDITEEDIEDYLSHLLYERKLKKTSVNKIMSALKSLYKELEKYNVSNPLKHIKLFKTSRNLDNILKVSYEDIKNILANYKVSGEKEYRNTIIMYTLFYTGMRSQELLNVRYKNILKRDNDYFIKVEKSKSGKELYKPLHNNLVEKLLEFKNYIMNMYGYSEEELEEKYVFSSSYEKNSQLSYKALYNIIQDMGKVIGLNISPHNIRHAIATELSSNGADLIEIRDFLGHSDTKVTEIYINAKSLLDKKVISKILD comes from the coding sequence TTGGATTTAATAGTAAAAGAAAAAAATGAAATTTCTGTTAGGCGTAGAAAAAAAAGAGAAAAAGAAAATAGAAAATCTATATTTGAAATCTATCGTAGTGAAAAGACTATGAAAGATTATTTTTTTTATTTGAATGATTTTTTACTTTTTGTCTATGATAGTGGAGAGCCTATACAAAATGATGAAGTCTTAGAACTTATGTTTGATATAACAGAAGAAGATATAGAAGATTATCTTTCTCATCTTTTATATGAAAGAAAACTAAAAAAAACATCTGTTAATAAAATTATGTCTGCTCTTAAATCTTTGTATAAAGAGCTAGAAAAATATAATGTCTCTAATCCACTAAAACATATAAAACTTTTTAAGACTTCTAGAAATTTAGATAATATTTTAAAAGTATCTTATGAAGATATAAAAAATATCTTAGCTAATTACAAAGTTTCTGGAGAAAAGGAATATAGAAATACAATCATAATGTACACACTATTTTATACAGGAATGAGAAGCCAGGAATTATTAAATGTCCGATATAAAAATATACTTAAAAGAGATAATGATTATTTTATAAAAGTAGAAAAGTCTAAAAGTGGAAAAGAATTATATAAACCTTTACACAATAATTTAGTAGAAAAACTTTTAGAATTTAAAAATTATATTATGAATATGTATGGATACTCAGAAGAAGAGTTAGAAGAGAAATATGTTTTTTCTAGTTCTTATGAAAAAAATTCTCAACTTTCATACAAAGCTCTTTATAACATAATTCAAGATATGGGAAAAGTTATAGGGTTAAATATAAGCCCTCACAATATAAGACATGCAATTGCTACAGAACTTTCTTCTAATGGAGCAGACTTAATAGAGATTAGAGATTTCTTAGGACATTCAGATACTAAAGTAACAGAAATATATATAAATGCAAAGTCTTTACTTGATAAAAAAGTTATATCAAAAATCCTTGATTAA
- a CDS encoding pseudouridine synthase has protein sequence MRLDKFLTECGLGSRKDVKSLIENKKISVNDNFKISSKDNIDENNDIIKINGEILRYKKFRYYILNKKAGFITAVDDPREKTIMELLPDWVIKKDLAPVGRLDKDTEGLLLLTNDGVLNHKLLSPKSHVEKTYMAILERDISEEDLEKLRNGVDIGGYITMPAKVLKIENKKIHLTINEGKFHQVKKMLEAVNNKVIYLYRISFGKLEIGDLKIGEVKEISLEDII, from the coding sequence ATGAGATTAGATAAATTTTTGACTGAATGTGGTTTAGGAAGTAGAAAAGATGTAAAATCTTTAATTGAAAATAAAAAAATATCTGTTAATGATAATTTTAAAATTTCCTCAAAAGATAATATTGACGAGAATAATGATATAATAAAAATAAATGGAGAAATTCTTAGATATAAAAAATTTAGATACTATATCCTAAACAAAAAAGCTGGTTTCATAACTGCTGTAGACGACCCAAGAGAAAAAACTATAATGGAACTTTTACCAGATTGGGTTATAAAAAAAGACTTAGCCCCTGTAGGGAGATTAGATAAAGATACAGAAGGATTATTACTTCTTACTAATGATGGAGTACTTAATCATAAATTGCTTTCCCCTAAAAGCCATGTGGAAAAAACATATATGGCTATATTAGAAAGAGATATATCAGAAGAAGATTTAGAAAAATTGAGAAATGGTGTTGACATAGGAGGATATATAACAATGCCAGCAAAAGTTCTGAAAATAGAAAATAAAAAAATTCATCTAACTATTAATGAGGGAAAATTTCATCAAGTAAAAAAAATGTTAGAAGCTGTAAATAATAAAGTTATATATTTATATAGAATTTCTTTTGGTAAATTAGAAATTGGTGATTTAAAAATTGGAGAAGTAAAAGAAATATCTTTAGAAGATATTATATGA
- a CDS encoding nitroreductase family protein, whose amino-acid sequence MDFYGRRSIRKYKNIPVEKEKIDELLKVALIAPTGHNARACEFIVFDNEKDVKSLIGIKSSGAGFLETAQACIGVICDGEKAMTWIEDASIAAYAIQLKAHELGLGSCWCHLKERQSVDGKSSEEVFRKLTNTPEKYQVLCLIALGYPDEEKPSYTEDNINFEKVSYGKYGNRN is encoded by the coding sequence ATGGATTTTTATGGAAGAAGAAGTATTAGAAAATACAAAAATATACCTGTAGAAAAGGAAAAAATAGATGAACTGTTAAAAGTTGCTTTAATTGCTCCTACTGGTCATAATGCTAGAGCTTGCGAATTTATAGTATTTGATAATGAAAAAGATGTAAAATCTTTAATAGGAATAAAAAGTTCTGGAGCTGGATTTTTAGAAACTGCTCAAGCTTGTATAGGGGTGATTTGTGATGGGGAAAAAGCTATGACTTGGATTGAAGATGCTTCTATTGCTGCTTATGCTATACAATTGAAAGCACATGAGTTAGGGCTTGGAAGTTGTTGGTGTCATTTAAAAGAAAGACAAAGTGTAGATGGAAAATCATCAGAAGAAGTCTTTAGAAAGCTTACTAATACCCCTGAAAAATATCAAGTACTATGTTTAATAGCTTTAGGATATCCAGATGAGGAAAAACCTAGTTATACTGAAGATAATATAAATTTTGAAAAGGTAAGTTATGGGAAATATGGAAATAGAAACTAA
- a CDS encoding DNA alkylation repair protein, translating to MGNMEIETKELDLINIDWNQKNYKEFINFLHSKKEKNWDIERHCKVLNIPIDTCIGLKTPIIKKIAKDISKGDYKSFLSLNINNTYEEKLIRGLVISYLKISYNELEDYLRDYYEKYVDSWNLCDCPIGSYKFIKNYKKEYFEFIKDFYKSKNPWIIRIELVSLLSYYTDDEYIDIVLDICEKIKSDDYYVNMSLAWLLSELFVKQREKTLNFLVKKREKIDIWTYNKSIQKIRESFRVSQEDKIFLDGLKIKK from the coding sequence ATGGGAAATATGGAAATAGAAACTAAAGAGTTAGATTTAATAAATATAGATTGGAATCAAAAAAACTATAAAGAATTTATTAATTTTTTACATTCAAAAAAAGAAAAAAATTGGGATATAGAAAGACATTGTAAAGTTCTTAATATTCCAATAGATACTTGTATTGGATTGAAAACTCCCATTATAAAAAAAATTGCTAAAGATATTTCTAAAGGTGATTACAAAAGTTTTTTATCTCTTAATATAAATAATACATATGAGGAAAAATTAATAAGAGGATTAGTTATAAGTTATTTGAAAATATCTTATAATGAATTAGAAGATTATCTTAGAGATTATTATGAAAAATATGTTGACTCTTGGAATTTATGCGATTGTCCTATAGGAAGTTATAAATTTATAAAAAACTATAAAAAAGAATATTTTGAATTTATAAAAGATTTTTATAAATCTAAAAATCCTTGGATTATAAGAATTGAATTAGTCTCTCTTCTAAGTTATTATACAGATGATGAATATATAGATATAGTTTTAGATATATGTGAAAAGATAAAATCTGATGATTATTATGTAAATATGAGTTTAGCTTGGTTATTATCAGAGCTTTTTGTAAAACAAAGAGAGAAAACTTTAAATTTTTTAGTTAAAAAAAGAGAAAAAATTGATATATGGACTTATAATAAATCTATACAAAAAATTAGAGAATCCTTTAGAGTTTCTCAAGAAGATAAAATATTTTTAGATGGATTAAAGATTAAAAAATAG
- a CDS encoding magnesium transporter CorA family protein gives MIQVIKTNEKNKLDYLYYKTDDDDIVNYEILREKNTWINLTAPTDEEIEALEVVLDIPQEHLRAALDEEEKSRLEIDGDIILVIIDIPIHNDGDDKCSFTTIPLGIILLPDNIITITIDKFPLIDEFIKGKVKEFFTYKKTRFILQLLFRNTSYYLYYLRQIGRVSDVVESRLKKNLDNDELMLLLELEKSLVYFTTSLKSNEAVLDRIMRMQLVKKYPDDMELLDDIIIDTKQAIEMASIYTSVLSSTRDAFSTIMSNNLNNVMKRLTSITVVLAVPTIISGIWGMNVLVPFGESNFGFLSVIVISIVLSFLIALWLSKNKML, from the coding sequence ATGATACAAGTTATAAAAACTAATGAAAAAAATAAATTAGATTATTTATACTACAAAACTGATGATGATGACATTGTTAATTATGAAATTTTAAGAGAAAAAAACACTTGGATAAATTTAACTGCTCCTACAGATGAAGAAATAGAAGCTTTAGAAGTTGTCTTAGATATCCCTCAAGAGCATTTAAGAGCAGCCTTAGACGAAGAGGAAAAATCTCGTTTAGAAATAGATGGAGATATAATTTTAGTTATTATTGACATTCCAATTCATAATGATGGTGATGATAAATGTTCCTTTACAACAATTCCTCTTGGGATTATACTTTTACCAGATAACATTATCACAATTACTATAGATAAATTTCCTTTAATAGATGAGTTTATAAAAGGAAAGGTTAAAGAATTTTTTACTTATAAAAAAACTAGATTTATTTTACAACTCCTATTTAGAAATACATCATATTATCTATATTACCTAAGACAAATTGGACGTGTTAGTGATGTTGTAGAAAGTCGTTTAAAGAAAAACTTAGATAATGATGAACTTATGTTATTACTTGAGTTAGAAAAATCACTGGTTTATTTTACAACTTCTTTAAAATCTAATGAGGCTGTTTTAGACAGGATTATGAGAATGCAACTTGTAAAAAAATATCCAGATGATATGGAGCTTCTTGATGATATAATTATTGATACAAAACAGGCCATAGAGATGGCAAGTATTTATACTAGTGTCCTAAGTAGCACTAGGGATGCTTTTTCTACTATTATGTCAAACAACCTAAACAATGTAATGAAAAGACTTACATCAATTACAGTTGTTCTAGCTGTCCCTACTATTATATCGGGAATATGGGGAATGAATGTATTAGTCCCTTTTGGTGAAAGCAATTTTGGATTTTTAAGTGTAATAGTTATATCTATTGTTCTTAGTTTCCTAATAGCTCTTTGGTTATCAAAAAATAAAATGTTATAA
- a CDS encoding extracellular solute-binding protein, with product MFKSFSKIFLAGTIAMATVSCGGNKQEINSNILHVYSWAEYIPTEVFEGFEKETGIKVVEDIYSTNEEMFTKLKAGATGYDLVMPSPDYVEIMIKEQMLDKIDKTKISTFENIDKDMLEKLAVFDANNDYSVPYTVSSTLIAVNTKYVKDYPRDYSIYEREDLKGKMSLLDDMREVMGAALGMCGYPQDVADEKAFKEAEAKINSWKKNIAKFDSESFGKNFASGDFWVVQGYGENIYMELTDEQKKTTDFIIPEKGGIFSLDSFVILKTAPNKEAAHKFMEYIHKPEVYAMIADYLVVPSINVPARELTKEKPLFQMEDLKNSQLLRDTTATLPMQNRYWEKIKGGF from the coding sequence ATGTTCAAATCATTTTCAAAAATTTTTTTGGCTGGAACAATAGCAATGGCTACTGTATCATGTGGAGGAAATAAACAGGAAATAAATTCAAATATTCTTCATGTATATAGTTGGGCTGAATATATTCCAACAGAAGTATTTGAAGGTTTTGAAAAGGAAACAGGAATTAAAGTAGTGGAGGATATTTATTCTACAAATGAAGAGATGTTTACAAAATTAAAAGCAGGTGCAACAGGATATGATTTAGTTATGCCTTCACCTGATTATGTAGAAATTATGATAAAAGAGCAAATGTTAGATAAAATTGATAAAACAAAAATATCTACTTTTGAAAATATAGATAAAGATATGTTAGAGAAATTAGCTGTATTTGATGCTAACAATGATTATTCAGTTCCTTATACAGTTAGTTCTACTTTAATAGCAGTAAATACAAAGTATGTAAAAGATTATCCAAGAGATTATTCTATTTATGAAAGAGAAGATTTAAAAGGAAAAATGAGTCTTTTAGATGATATGAGGGAAGTTATGGGGGCTGCTTTAGGAATGTGTGGATATCCACAAGATGTAGCTGATGAAAAAGCTTTCAAAGAAGCAGAAGCTAAAATAAATAGTTGGAAAAAAAATATAGCAAAATTTGATTCTGAATCTTTTGGTAAAAACTTTGCAAGTGGAGATTTCTGGGTAGTACAAGGATATGGAGAAAATATCTATATGGAACTTACAGATGAACAAAAGAAAACTACTGATTTTATAATTCCTGAAAAGGGTGGAATTTTCTCATTGGATTCTTTTGTAATTTTAAAAACTGCTCCTAATAAAGAAGCTGCACATAAATTTATGGAATATATTCACAAACCAGAAGTTTATGCAATGATTGCTGACTATCTAGTAGTTCCATCTATAAATGTTCCTGCTAGAGAGCTTACAAAGGAAAAACCTTTATTCCAAATGGAAGATTTAAAAAATAGTCAATTATTAAGAGATACAACTGCTACTTTACCAATGCAGAATAGATATTGGGAAAAAATTAAAGGTGGTTTTTAA
- the dnaN gene encoding DNA polymerase III subunit beta, with product MKFRINREEFINILSDFSLILKENPIKPIIAGLKIEATKKNIVFTGTCLESNLIKVIEGKVEEEGIVVVKSQLILEYVKLLDEEEIEIYLKDNSLVVHQGEFIVLDDNIYPVILKEEFTTITTINAKLFCEALEKCKFCAYQTSDNLALNCIKVLFNKASMEFIASDSYRLAYFKENNESNEEKEYSIPLDSINSFTKIIKDVDMDMVIGYSNKHLIFVWGDTYYSTRTIDLAFPNFRQILDFNSFDKNMEFNTDELKSSLKKVITVAKTSYEAKYGAIFDFKNNILTIQSHSGKGKISQKVNMIKSGENFKGSLNTKFLLEFLNNISKNTMVEGVNASSMFRITEYDNPNYIYILMPLALKG from the coding sequence ATGAAATTTAGAATTAACAGAGAAGAATTTATAAATATTTTATCTGATTTTTCTCTTATATTAAAAGAAAATCCAATAAAGCCTATAATAGCTGGATTAAAAATAGAAGCTACTAAAAAAAATATAGTATTTACAGGAACTTGTCTTGAATCTAATTTAATAAAAGTTATTGAAGGAAAAGTAGAGGAAGAGGGAATTGTTGTTGTAAAATCTCAACTTATCCTTGAATATGTAAAACTTTTAGATGAAGAAGAGATAGAAATTTATTTAAAGGATAATTCTTTAGTTGTTCATCAAGGGGAATTTATTGTTTTAGATGATAATATATACCCAGTAATATTGAAAGAAGAATTTACTACAATTACCACTATTAATGCAAAATTATTTTGTGAAGCCCTTGAAAAATGTAAATTCTGTGCTTATCAAACAAGTGATAACTTAGCATTAAACTGTATAAAAGTTTTATTTAATAAAGCTTCTATGGAATTTATAGCTAGTGATTCATATAGACTTGCTTATTTTAAAGAAAATAATGAATCGAATGAAGAAAAAGAATATTCAATACCTCTTGATAGTATAAACTCTTTTACAAAAATTATAAAAGATGTAGATATGGATATGGTTATAGGATATAGTAATAAGCATTTGATATTTGTATGGGGAGATACTTATTATTCTACAAGAACAATAGACTTAGCCTTTCCTAATTTCCGTCAAATCTTAGATTTTAATTCTTTTGATAAAAATATGGAGTTTAATACTGATGAGTTAAAAAGCTCTCTAAAAAAAGTTATAACTGTAGCAAAAACAAGTTATGAAGCGAAATATGGAGCTATATTTGATTTTAAAAATAATATTCTTACTATTCAATCTCATTCAGGAAAAGGAAAAATTAGTCAAAAAGTTAATATGATAAAATCTGGAGAGAATTTTAAAGGTTCTTTAAATACAAAATTCTTGCTTGAATTTTTAAATAATATTTCTAAAAATACTATGGTAGAGGGAGTTAATGCCTCATCAATGTTTAGAATCACAGAGTATGATAATCCTAATTATATTTATATTTTAATGCCTTTAGCTTTAAAAGGATAG